From the genome of Triticum aestivum cultivar Chinese Spring chromosome 1A, IWGSC CS RefSeq v2.1, whole genome shotgun sequence:
accagctccccccgttgcagcatcaccgtattcagggggcacatagttgtcatcgtactcttcttcttcgccgtcttccatcataacccctatttctccgtgcctcgtccaaacattatagtgtggcatggaacccttgtaaagcaggtgggagtgaaggattttatggttagagtaagacctcgtctTCTCACATTCAGTGCAtgaacaacacataaaaccattctgcttgtttgcctcagccgcatcgagaaactcatgcacgcccttaatgtactcggaggtgtgtctatcaccgtacatccattgccggttaatctgcgtgcattatatataattaagtgtccaaattaataaaagttcatcatcacattaaaaccaaagtacatatatagttctcatctaataacatatagctctccagagcatctaattaattaaaccatacattgaaagtatgtaaaacatttcaatgtgaaaacaaatgcaatcataatcgcaaccaaggtaacaattgatccaacggcataatgataccaagcctcggtatgaatgccatattttctaatctttctaatcttcaagcgcattgcatccatcttgatcttgtgattatcgacgacacccgcaacatgcaactccaatatcatcttctcctcctcaatttttttattttttccttcaacaaattgttttcttcttcaactaaatttaacctctcgacaatagggtcggttggaatttccgattcacatacatcctacataaataaaatctatgtcacgttggtcggcataatttttataaacaataaatgaaccaatagttataaagataatatatataccacatccgaatcatatacaggacgagggccgacggggccggataccaaaaccatcgcactatataagatgcaataataaaagtaagaaaataatacaagtatctatgtaaacatacaagtaagaatattttttcctttcagaaagaagataagaacaagatgctcaccacggtggtgccggcgatgagctcggcgcgggtgatcgacggcggtgaagacggagacggggcgtgacggaccgctaaacctagacaaatattgaggaaaatagagtttggaggtcgagcttggagaggagaatgCTTAAGTAGtttggctcgggcatttcatcaaacacctttgtgcataggaggtgagctagagtaccaccaagccctctcccccttggccagaaaaaaacagagcagtgtgctctgctcttacgtgagggagtatatataggcacctcattggtcccagttggtggcatgaaccgggactaaaggggagcctttggtcccggttcaagccaccaaccgggaccaatgatggtgggccaggagcgaggcccattgatcccggtttgtcccaccaaccgggaccaaaaggtccagacgaaccgggaccaatggcccacgtggtccGGCCGGcctcctgggctcacgaaccgggtccaatgcccccattggtttcggttctggactgaaccgggactaatgggctgagccagcctggaccgttgcccccttttctactagtgttagtagCACAGGTCTAGTCCATTTAATATTTCTCCATGGCGGTTCATTGATACTTAAGTACTATCAATATTTCTATGTGGCTCTTCATTGATCCCCGAGTAGTTTCAAAAGCAGTCTTGGAGTAACGATCGAAGAGCCCAACAATCACAACTCCCACTTAACGGCCGTACAACTCCAACAGTGTACAACATATCAATTGCACAGAATGCATATCAGTTCCATCACATGTTCAATACAAATATACAATAAGAGTACAAAATGGGGCACACCATAAGCATCGATTGTCCAACCACTAGTATAGCATGTTCAAGGTCTGTAAATTAAGCAAGGTAGGACGTAGGCACCCAACACACACCTACTTACCAATTACCCAACATGTTTGCTGACCAGGAAGCCCATGCTTCACTTATTTCAccaaacagaaaagaaagaaagaaagaacacaCGACCCCATAGATATTCTACAGACAAGAACCTCGGGATCAGAGTGCATGCTGATTAACTTCTCCTACCAGTGAAGAAAATACATGCACATGTTGATCTTCTGCAGCTGCAGAATAGCATACAGTAGAGCTTCATCAGTTGGAGGGCACCCAGGGACGTAGATATCCATCTGAACGATGCGATCGCACCCACACACGAGGGAGTATGACTAGTGGTAGTATCCACTGCCATTAGCGCACCTTCCCATTGAGATCACCCACTGCAAGGCTTTAACATCTGGTCATAAAACCTACTGAGAGTAGATGAAGCTCATCATGTTATTTGCATCTAGATGTTATCCACATTTAAATAGATACTATCACTCAGATGTAGTCGGAATAAATTCCATATGTAAAATGATTTTTCAAGGCTAGAGTGTGTTGAAGTATAAATATATCGCCTAGTCTTTTTCATCAGATCGGTATTTTGGTTGCATTGGGTAGAGTATGCATGCACTTCTATCTGATaccagagccaagaggtcttgagttcaagatccGGCCTTTTCTATCGGATCGGTTTTCTGGTTACACTggttagagcatgcacttctacagagTGTAAATCATTATCTACACACAAGAAATGTTCTCTCATAATTCTACCTTAGGTTTCTATCATTCGGAGTGTGTGGTGTAATAGACTTGTGAATTTTTTGTCCATCGTGGTAGTGTAGAACTGGTAAATTTTTGTTACGTcactgatataaaagcatgatgcttAGTTTTACACTACCACAATGGGCAGAAAATTCACAAAACCTGAATCATTAGACCTGCCAATATCCTCGTAATATTTTGTTCACTTTTGCTGACAGCTTTGCAcgaaaaaaattatgaaaaatacattattttgggatatcaaaaCTAAGCATCTATGCTGCATTTAGGTGCCTAAATTACCCTAGGTCTCACATTCCCAATCTCTGAAGCCATCAGGTCATTCTGAACAGTGGCGGATCTAGAATTTTACCATAGTGGGGGCAAGAGTATGGGCAATGAGGGTTAAACAGCACAAAAACTATAATAATGTATATACATATGCACTAGTAAAAGTGAATCTGCATTTTTTTTGTGGGGGCCAAGGCCCCCACCACCCAACCCCTAGATCCGCCACTGATTCTGAACGACAAGTTTCATCCAAACGATTCGTACTTATGAGCCGCCATAGTATTGGACATTGGCACTTGCGTCTCAACATATACAACTAATACAATATGCAGGTGTTTCTGATTCCTCTAATTCCTATTGTCGAGACTCTGAACTTAGGCTATCTCTCATATCTTGGTCTTTATCCTATATTTCGGCTAACTATTGTCTCTTCTTTTTTATGGGCATGGGGAGTGACACCTGACAAGAAGGGAAACACGGCAGCATCCTCTTATAACATGAGCATCCGAGTAAATCAGTACTGGATGCTAAACATGTGACCTGCTATACTATAGGGTTACCTCACCCAATACATATGCCAGTGACTACTTGTATAGCACTTCACTGATGCTCCTCTGTGACGCTTCATTGATTCTCAAGTAGTTTTAATATTCCTCTGTGTCGCTTCATTCATACTCCCCAAGTAGTCACTGCGAGACTTCATTGATACTCCTCAAGTAGTTTTCAAAGCAGTTTCAGAAGCAAAGATCGAAAAATTCAACACTCACAACTCTCAGTTAGCGGTCGCAAAACTCCAATAACATTGTATACATCATCACAATTGCATAGACTACAATTTTTTTTTATCACTTGTGCAGTACAAATACAAAATACGAGTACAAATTGGGGTACACCATAAGCATCAACTATTCAACCACCAGTACGTAGCATGTTCATGGCCTGTAAATTAAGCAAGGTAGGCACCTAATAGCCAACACACACCTACTTACCAATTACGACGGCGTGTTTGCTGACCAGGAagcatgtgcttcacttatttcaccaaatagaaaagaaagaacaaaagaaaaggaaaaacacaaCAGATCCCAGAGATACTCAGCAAGCATGAACCCAGGGTTTGAGGCATTGATTCACTTCTCCAACCAGTGAAGGAAATCCATGCGCTTGTTGATCTTATTCTGCAAGACTGCAACTAGAGAACACCATACAATAGAGCTTTAGCGGTTAGCGTAGATGCCCACGGGAATGATCTGGTCGCACCTATGGGAATGATCCAGTCTCCCATGCATGACAGTATGAGGAATGGTAGTATCCACCGCCGATGGTGCAGCTGCCCATCGAGATCACCCACCGAACCTCTGGCATTTTGATCATAAACCCTGTGGAGAATAGATGATGCTCCAAATGTTAGCTACATCTGGATATTACCCACATCTAACTAGGTATTATTGGTCAGATATAGTCAAAATAAAATTTCAAGTGTACAAAATGTTTTTTCAGTAAAAAGACTCATTACCACATCAAAAGTAACACAAGGCCGCAAATTTGTTTTATCATGACTCGATTATTAGGGTATCtaaatcaagaaatcttgagaaaTTGCCATGAACAGTCATTACTATATATGCAATTTCAATATAACTGTTGTCGCCATGAATCCAGAAGGCGAGCCAAAGTGGCCGAAGACATAGCGTGAGGCACTGGTGTGCATTGTCTCCGCCATGCAGCAGGCGAGGCCGAATGTCATGGGCCTGATCGAGCTCCGCCATGCCTAGTTCATCAGGTTGTCCATCTTGGACACCATGAAGTCCACCGCCATATGGAGCGGGTGTGTTGTTTCCATTGCGGCGGTGGAGCAGGCGAGAGGGACTCGGAGTGCGATATGCCCgtgcgggggaggaggaggcgtggTGATGATCGTGGGTCGTGGGAGGCAGACAGTGGTGGTGGGAGGTCGGGTGAAATGTCACGAATTTCTTTGTATTTTTTACACGAAATGGACGGCCTATTCAATTAGAAAGGTCTGAAATGCCACGAATTTGTTTGTATTTTCTACACAAAATGTCTTGAGTTATGGAATTCATGGATTCTATAAAAGAGAGCGTATGAGTTGTATTGTTCTGTTTTATTACGCTTTTACCACCACAACAATGGCATGGTTTTAGTCGTCTTCTTAGCCTTCAAGCCATGTTTCATCCTGTGACCTGGATTTACAATTGTGCTGCAATTCTCTGGCATTTTTTTATCTTTTTGTAAACCAGATTTTGGTCCATGACTCCAACACCAAATATCTTTTGATTTTATAATtaatttttttgcgaggaaggattTCATAAACTTCCAACATCAGACAATATTGGATCATGGCCATACGCAAGATGGCATTGACATATGGTAACCTACTCACCACAGAGAAGGAGAACCCCATAAATTTAGGAAAAATAGATTACACGCAAAAAAAAGGGAAACTCAAAGTAATTAATTATTGAAACAAACAAATTCCGTTAAAATTCATGGTATATAATTATAACTTGGAATAAAAGTATTGAAAATGAACTTGATTGTAACTAGAACTTGTTCAAAAAGGGTAAATTATAGATATTTTTAAATGGAAATTAGGTCAAGCTACAAATAAGTTACACGGGAAAAAATACATAAAACGTGAATGTTCATAGCTTATTTTATTGCGCTTTTCCTAGAATCCTTAGTTTTTTTTtcataatgtgtgtgtgtgtgtgtgtgattttgTTTCGTATTTTTAGAACATAGGAATACAGTGTTTTAATTAATTTGCACCCTTTTGGTAACTTCCCCAAAGAAGTTCTTCTGACAGATTTCTTTACATTTTCAGTTTTCctgttttccaaaaaaaaaaacttCAGATTTGATATTTCTTTCCTGGTCTATCCGTCTTCTATCTTACTGAAGCTGCATGCGTGCGAACAGTTGGTACACTACTATTGTTCGGTTGCACTGCTTTGACTGAAAGTAGAGACCAAATTAACTCGTCCGGTTAAAAAAGTGGAGGCTGCATAATGGCTGGTGCTAGACTCAAGTGACCAAACATAAAATCAGCTGATTAGCCACCACACAGACTTACATTTTCACTACACAGACATGCAGTTCATAATGCTGACCAAACATAATGGAGGCTGCATAATTACTGTACGTGCTGCTACGTACTAATCATGCATGCTCGAGATCAGACGCTCACGTACGCGCGTGCGTCCGTCCGCACCACACCCACACCGATCGGTCGATCGATCTACCACAATGCATACCCATGTTGACGGCCGACGGGTGGACGGATCAGTTCATGTTGCGGGCGCAGCGCGTGATGGCGGAGCAGCCGCGCGTGTAGGGGTTGGCCTGCTGCATCGACCCGCAGTTGGTGTAGTAGGACTGCCCGCGCTTGTCGCACGGGATCGCGTCGGCCCGCAGCGCCGCGTAGCTGATGTACCTGGCGCTCGGCTTCCTGCCGACCAGTTCCTGCTCGTCCGCCGCGCACTGCCCCTGCAGGCCCAGCGTCGTCGTCCCGTCGAAGGCCTGGACCGTCGTCACGCAGGCCACGACGACGACCACGAGCAGCGCTACAACGGTGGTCATGGCGATGCCGGTTGCTGCTGCAGGGCGAGGCGCCATGGATGGATGGACGGATGAGCTGAAAGCTGGATGCAGAAGGAACTAGTAAGAGAGAAGAAGGTGCGCGGCTCAGTGAAGGGCTTGGATGGATTCAGCGGGAGGAAGAGGCGAGGGGAATGGTGACGTACGTCGATGCCACTGGAGATCGAGACCGGGATTTATGGAGGCCGGCCGGCGGGGTGCGCTGGCAAGAAGAGATCTCGAGTGAGTCAATCAATGGCGTCCCGGGCGCGCATGGTCTGTCTGGCACCCTCGCTCGCTAGTCGCTAGTCAGCCGGCCGGCCGGAGTCCACGAGATCTTGCATACAAAGATGAACAAGCCACAAACACACTGATGTAGAACGCGTGCATGTTCCGTTTGCCCTTTCTTATGAGCAGTGATTTCTTCCCCTCGCTCCTTGATCATTTACATCTGTCACCTTGGCCCGGCACTATTAGGAAAGACCAAAATGGGCTCATTCTTTCCTTTTCGAAATGTTTGGTTTGTGGGGTTTGGAGTCAGATGGAATGGAAGTTTAAGTGGAAAAGGTATAAGAGTGAGGGAGCCAACTCGCACCAATGTCTTCCGATGGGGTCCTTCTTAATTCGTCGGCACGGCTCCATTGCGGAATAATTCCTATCACGTGGGAAAAAGAGTAAAAATCTATTTCTCACGCCTAATCCCTCCACAAACTCCACTCGCCTTCTACCCAGAAGGTTACCAAACAGATTGTACTTATCACCGACCCTGGGGGTGGGGTGGGAGGGGGGTGCGGGGGGCGGGGGTCACATGGCCACTATGAATTGAGCATAGCGGCAAAGGGTCGCAACTGACCACACTCGCCTCTCACAAACGAGCATAGCACATCGTCACTTATATCAAAGCCGAAAAGGGACTCCAATAGAGGTTTATAGGGGGTATGGGTGCGAAGATAGGTCActtagattattatttttttgcgaaaaaacttccaatctattcatcttcaatcatggcagtgcaacgaataccaaaaataataaaaattacatccagattcgtagaacacctagcgacgactacaagcactgaagcgagccgaaggcgcgccgccgtcatcgcccctctctAGTCGGAGTCGGGCAAAACTTGTTGCAGTAGATAgccgggaagtcatcgtgctaagaccccataggaccagcgcagcaGCACAACAatcgccgccgatgaagagtagcgtagatcagaaggatccaacctgaaaacacatgaacgtagacgaactacgagcagatccgagcaaatccaccaaggacagatCCGCCGGAGGCGcatctccacacgcccaccgatgataCTAGACACACCATCGGGACGGGGGCTagacggggagaaccttattccatcttcagggagccgccgccgtctcgtcttcctaagcaggacacaaacccCAACAAAACGCGAAAAAACAACTGAAAACAAATCCCTCCTGCCGACAAGGACCGAGATCCACCGCGCCGCCATGGTCCTAAGGCCATCGGAGACGAGGCAAGGGTACTCTAGACTTTTCTTGGGGAAGAGGCTCTGTTCAGGTCCCAAGTACATGTTACTTAGATTGGAGAGGGCAAATCTCCAGAGTGCAATGAAAGAAAGGGTTAAAGATGAAATCCCATTATCCGAGCCAGGCCAATGAGACTTTTCACCAAATATCCCTCAATCCTAGCTAGGAAACACTGAGAAAATATGCATTCATATTGTCTTGAAATTAAGTCTGAATGTCCCAATACAAGAAGGGGTTTTGAGGAGGCCTTTTGGGATGAACTTCAAATCATGCAAAAATACCTTTGTTCAAGCTACCACTAAACGTGAGGCACAGCATTAAAGATAGTACCCCAGTCCCCAGATCGGGtgaaacaggagacaaataagaaaATCGTACTTGATCACCTCTGCTGCTACATCTACAGTACTAGCAAGGTCATCTGGCTAGTAGCTAGTTCATCTACCACAAAATTCAAGAGCCCATATGTATAGCAGAGCTAGAGGCTGCAGCAAATTCAAAGCAGAACACACCAGACCTGAAAAGGGGATCATACCTACCTCTGGAGATTAATTACGGTAGGAAGTAGAGTACACGCATCCAATATTGTTGCAAAGATCAATAGAGTGGTGCATACACTAAGTGCAGTGCAGTAGATAAATGTGATGATATAGTATATTGGTTTGGTTTTGAGCTCCTTTTTACTGTTGTCGGTCGCTGAAATTTACGTTCATCCCATCAGCTTGCATGTGCTTGATAAGGAACTCGAAGCCCGGGGCCCCCCTTGAAAATAAGTAACGAGTTGTTGCACGTAGATGTTTACAAACATGTGTCGTCTCGTTTCTGCTTATCAAGTCCGTATTTGTTCTTAGCTTAGCTAAAGTTCCTATCAATCGAGCTCATGAGTAGCTCCTTAAACTCATTTGTACTCTCCCCTTCTCAACATATTTTTCTAGGTCGGATTTAATATAATTGTACTAAATTCgagacacttattttaagacgAAGGGAGTATTTCACTAGCCCGCGTGTAGACCTTTTAATCACAATTGGCTTTGCCCGCATCACAGAACACAAATCTTCTGTTGGTGTGTCTCGGAGTTGAATAGTGGCAAAGTTGATTAGGCGAGTTGTCATTATGAAACCctgcaaaaaaggaaaaaagagttgTCATCATGAAACACACTCATGGCACAATGACACTATAGTGTTGGACGTATGAGAAGCGGTAACTAGCGTTTGCAAGCACTCATGAGCTTTTTAACGATCTaaacttcttctttttttttgcggatGTAACGATCCAAACTGAGCTTAAATTTTATCTTGTTAGGATAGCGAGCCTCTAAACCTTAAGGAGCCAAACATGCTCGTTATCCGCCCGTACTTGCAAACAAAATGCTTCCtccttttttttcaaaaataagcCATCAGATTTGTTATAGAGGATAAACATCAACACAAAGCACCTCACACAAAGAAAAAAATTACAAGGATGTCCCTGAGacgcacatcagcttgaagttCCATCACGAGCCACAAGTGCACCGTCGCTGCCACCATTGCTGCTCCCGAGCCTCGGCTGGCCAAACTTTGTTTGTAAACGCGGATTGGAAGTCTCCGTGCTACGGTCTCGAAGGACCAGCGTGACCGAGCATGAGCTGAAGTTGTGGAAGTCGATATCGCACGAATATCCAAACAAGTCAGAGAACACAAACTCGTGGGATTCATGAGGAGCAAAATCGAGCTTCACCGGGTGCGCCCGATCCGCTGCTGCCATCGACGAATTGTAGACCAGAGCAACCACCAAGCCGCCTGAGAGGGCCTAGAACTGGAGCACGGTGTCACCACCAAGACGTCGACCATCCCAGGAGCACACAAACCACCGGATCCGCAGATTGACGGGAGGGCATGCCACTCCCA
Proteins encoded in this window:
- the LOC123179967 gene encoding protein RALF-like 22, which encodes MAPRPAAATGIAMTTVVALLVVVVVACVTTVQAFDGTTTLGLQGQCAADEQELVGRKPSARYISYAALRADAIPCDKRGQSYYTNCGSMQQANPYTRGCSAITRCARNMN